Proteins encoded by one window of Haliotis asinina isolate JCU_RB_2024 chromosome 6, JCU_Hal_asi_v2, whole genome shotgun sequence:
- the LOC137287330 gene encoding uncharacterized protein produces the protein MNTGHPSAWWWVVTVFLINVSVITTWPTTTNSRSVYDSINTTPEPLCRIDTCLNGGTCRELEDWECSNELDVEHTVCLCTPAFTGIRCEYNVTCGGQRCGLNQHCVDNNCVSLTDSAESKAPQCKPGVHPVTYQLDMLDRKKPVVCLDMYYTNASSYCHDKDDSIEFQIIQEEVENLFCLNLDYRLWQTCLHVNVTFNRYNFPDKPVSKVTLMAKENDMHPRTATIVFSVTFNTAPKVEMTSKTYIVNVARHGPQLHVSVSKVFGVSDNDTVTYGIRVPHPQVSIARYTGELVVAFIDEKDISVDIEINDTGIPQLTTVVTVKIEFLTLSCDIRQHIYVNYQHIGNPVGKLNCRMSKGYDMSDLYIFFVLDEDLVLKLLSDGILKVVSGEYGDRNVSMSVNLKGDLGEISVNVSFSITIADIWTGSYELLDTIWQQGYADQRHFRFISLESRVTYQMQQFFSTQNVDVTVNVEMFSKSSSYNVNVHFILIFPNGVNSASALEDLRQSISNGSLGVMTVNETSLIINNQVGSTQVSQIEYSSADHSNTPEFTKDNTEIHLTCTGTFVQPVGDVTMEWRMTSRKALVVPLSNSRLQTNLTSPYEGHYVGTLTAANILFKDSGDFQCSLRDEGGLRSSQEMTVVVIPRPVVNLLPLKSVVIRPGEDITLSCNLTLPSHLESTTTFQWYKNGVLTVGTSSRLSVTGGGFLNATYWCAGENAVGVGERSQSTTVTIIGAEVIRCDREGKWYGTPAGSTAEYPCPTGSTAVITRQCTKDGQWLDEDSDQCTVRRIERIIDEIEWIEEGLRVANISTVARTISESTQPDELSSKWIVLTLQALGRLLNLTEGCSVLDSKEETKQFIEGFLVSISNILDSRTVDEWKKLEGTATSPTTVLQLLDRMTNVTTNCLDEGDVHTAQSTNIDLKVGKTDPAAGIAIEFSSNSDGNTVTNKVYLMFDSKTQKVTAPVRFSSMFYKNILSLIPTGRQLTEPAEGATGKNGSRNRVVNSGLLAFNLFPAPTEALDPPLKMNFIHTDLSLTGEDRMCVYLNTSQGLWDSKGCNVSVSGTSSTECSCSHLTNFAVLMSPDAKQILMRHPLTPVEIACCSVAIVLLVITVIVYALTWRYIRSDQGVIVIHICVCLAVALLLLLIGIGRDEFGLCIAFAVAVHFFYMATFCMMLASGLDTLWSESNLLPNTSRLKPLLFGAWGLTVLAVVISCSHDQLQVFEPDLHCWLSLVGNTKWLFIVPVLIILTINFGVTGKMIHNHMARRASRLQNDRGKETKSLHWMCFMMPVLGLSWIFGLLTVQDESDVYDYLFSIINVLQGLIIFITQCVANKHVRKGIASLRRPRSQRTTEGELEMDALKEDADKENAARASGAYHYIDDIQRTGVAVDQQNYESLEASRQNENVYEDMDHTATQTGLFAKGFSEENQYANEQANPLGSARMQDPCDKAKSGNSGNLPSDVLYRNIQETETRPMIPSRGNRK, from the exons ATGAATACAGGACACCCTTCAGCCTGGTGGTGGGTAGTGACGGTGTTTCTCATCAACGTCAGTGTCATCACGACGTGGCCGACGACGACGAATTCCAGGTCTGTGTACGATTCAATCAACACCACTCCCGAACCCCTATGCAGAATCGACACTTGTCTAAACGGTGGCACCTGTCGGGAACTGGAAGACTGGGAGTGTAGCAATGAGCTGGATGTAGAACACACTGTCTGCTTGTGCACTCCAGCCTTCACAG GTATTCGCTGTGAATACAACGTCACGTGTGGGGGGCAGAGATGTGGACTCAACCAACACTGTGTGGACAACAACTGTGTCAGTCTCACTGACAGCGCAG AATCCAAAGCCCCACAGTGTAAACCGGGAGTCCATCCCGTGACCTACCAGTTGGACATGCTTGACAGGAAGAAGCCTGTAGTGTGCCTAGACATGTACTACACCAATGCGAGTTCCTATTGTCATGACAAAGATGACTCCATTGAGTTCCAGATCATCCAGGAAGAGGTGGAGAATTTGTTTTGTCTTAACCTTGACTATCGTTTGTGGCAGACGTGCTTGCACGTTAATGTTACATTCAACAGGTATAATTTCCCCGACAAACCAGTTTCAAAG GTTACACTGATGGCCAAGGAGAACGACATGCATCCAAGAACTGCTACAATAGTTTTCAGTGTCACATTCAACACCGCCCCTAAAGTAGAGATGACGTCAAAAACCTATATTGTCAACGTCGCTAGACATGGGCCTCAGTTACATGTCAGCGTTTCCAAGGTGTTCGGCGTTTCGGATAACGACACAGTGACGTACGGCATCAGAG TCCCTCATCCTCAAGTTAGTATCGCCAGGTACACAGGGGAGCTGGTGGTTGCCTTTATTGACGAGAAGGACATATCGGTAGATATTGAG ATCAACGATACTGGTATCCCGCAGTTGACAACAGTGGTGACGGTTAAAATAGAATTTCTAACCTTGAGTTGTGACATCAGACAACATATTTACGTCAATTATCAACACATTGGAAACCCCGTCGGTAAACTGAACTGTCGGATGAGTAAAGGATATGACATGTCGGATCTCTACATCTTTTTCGTTCTGGACGAAG ACTTGGTGTTGAAGCTCCTATCCGACGGAATCCTGAAAGTCGTCAGTGGAGAATATGGGGACAGAAATGTGTCGATGTCTGTCAATTTGAAGGGAGATTTGGGCGAGATCAGCGTCAACGTTTCCTTCAGCATAACCATAG CTGACATCTGGACAGGATCTTACGAACTCTTGGACACGATATGGCAACAAGGCTACGCCGATCAGAGACATTTTCGGTTCATATCACTGGAATCACGGGTCACATACCAG ATGCAGCAATTCTTCAGTACGCAAAACGTGGACGTCACAGTCAACGTGGAAATGTTCAG CAAGAGTAGTAGCTACAATGTGAACGTTCACTTCATCCTCATCTTTCCGAATGGAGTCAATTCTGCAAGTGCACTTGAGGACCTGAGACAGTCCATTTCCAATGGGTCTCTTGGGGTCATGACCGTGAACGAGACAAGCCTCATCATTAACAATCAAG TTGGCTCCACTCAGGTATCACAGATCGAGTATTCATCAGCGGACCACTCAAATACACCAGAATTCACCAAGGACAACACAGAGATACACCTGACATGCACTGGCACCTTTGTTCAGCCTGTTGGTGACGTGACCATGGAATGGAGGATGACATCCAGAAAAGCACTCGTTGTACCCTTGTCCAATTCTCGACTACAGACAAACCTCACGAGTCCTTATGAAGGGCATTACGTGGGAACACTCACCGCTGCTAACATCTTGTTCAAAGATTCAG GAGATTTCCAGTGCAGTCTCAGAGATGAAGGTGGACTGAGATCAAGTCAGGAAATGACAGTGGTCGTGATACCTCGTCCAGTAGTAAATCTCCTGCCTCTCAAGAGTGTCGTCATAAGGCCGGGTGAAGATATCACACTCAGCTGCAACTTGACACTACCGTCGCACCTGGAGTCGACCACGACTTTCCAATGGTACAAGAATGGAGTGTTGACAGTCGGAACAA GTTCCAGACTGAGTGTCACTGGCGGTGGATTCCTGAACGCTACTTACTGGTGTGCGGGTGAAAACGCTGTCGGTGTTGGTGAGAGAAGTCAATCTACAACCGTGACCATCATAGGAG CTGAGGTCATCCGATGTGACAGGGAAGGTAAATGGTATGGAACGCCCGCTGGTTCAACTGCGGAATATCCTTGTCCTACAGGAAGCACAG CGGTAATAACTCGTCAATGTACCAAGGATGGCCAGTGGCTGGACGAGGACAGTGACCAGTGCACCGTGCGACGCATAGAGCGGATCATTGATGAA ATTGAGTGGATCGAGGAGGGCCTGCGAGTCGCGAACATCTCCACTGTTGCCAGAACAATCTCGGAGAGTACACAGCCAGATGAACTATCCAGCAAGTGGATTGTGCTAACGCTACAGGCTCTGGGTCGGCTGCTGAACCTTACCGAAGGCTGCAGCGTCCTTGACAGCAAAGAGGAGACAAAACAGTTCATAGAG ggATTCCTGGTGAGCATCAGTAATATTCTTGACTCCCGGACAGTTGACGAATGGAAGAAACTGGAA GGTACAGCAACATCGCCAACTACAGTCCTTCAGTTGCTGGACAGAATGACCAATGTGACAACCAACTGTCTGGACGAGGGAGATGTCCACACTGCTCAGTCAACTAACATTG ATCTGAAGGTTGGTAAAACGGACCCTGCAGCTGGTATAGCAATTGAGTTTTCTTCTAACTCGGATGGCAACACAGTCACCAATAAAGTCTATTTGATGTTTGACAGCAAGACACAGAAAGTGACAG CGCCAGTAAGGTTCAGCTCAATGTTCTACAAGAATATCCTATCTCTGATTCCAACCGGGAGGCAACTAACTGAACCAGCAGAGGGCGCCACTGG CAAGAACGGATCCAGAAATCGGGTGGTCAACTCGGGTCTCCTTGCCTTCAACCTATTTCCTGCTCCAACGGAAGCCCTCGATCCTCCATTGAAGATGAACTTTATTCATACCGAT CTCTCCCTAACAGGTGAAGATCGAATGTGCGTCTACCTGAACACATCACAGGG TCTGTGGGATTCTAAGGGATGTAATGTCAGTGTATCAGGAACATCCTCCACAGAGTGCTCCTGTAGTCATCTGACTAACTTTGCTGTTCTTATGAGTCCG GATGCTAAACAGATTTTAATGCGGCATCCTTTGACTCCGGTAGAAATAGCTTGTTGCAGTGTGGCAATCGTGTTGCTAGTCATCACAGTCATCGTGTACGCTCTCACATGGAG atacatAAGATCTGATCAAGGTGTCATCGTCATCCACATCTGTGTGTGTCTTGCTGTAGCTCTGCTTCTGCTCCTTATCGGGATAGGAAGGGACGAATTT GGTCTCTGCATCGCCTTCGCCGTGGCCGTCCACTTCTTCTACATGGCCACCTTCTGTATGATGCTCGCTTCCGGTCTAGATACATTGTGGTCCGAGTCGAACCTGCTCCCGAACACATCCAGACTCAAACCGCTTTTATTTGGAGCTTGGG GTTTGACGGTGTTGGCTGTCGTCATCTCATGTTCCCATGACCAGTTACAAGTCTTTGAGCCGGACCTGCA CTGCTGGTTGTCACTCGTGGGTAATACGAAATGGCTGTTCATTGTTCCGGTGCTGATCATTCTCACC ATCAACTTCGGtgtaactgggaaaatgatacatAATCACATGGCGCGACGGGCTTCACGACTCCAAAATGATCGAGGAAAGGAGAC GAAATCTCTTCACTGGATGTGCTTCATGATGCCGGTTCTGGGGTTGTCCTGGATATTCGGCCTCTTGACTGTTCAAGACGAAAGCGATGTTTATGACTATCTCTTTTCAATCATCAACGTTCTGCAGGGACTGATAATCTTCATTACACAGTGTGTCGCCAACAAACAT GTCCGTAAAGGAATTGCTAGTTTAAGACGACCACGCAGTCAACGCACTACAGAG GGGGAACTCGAAATGGATGCATTGAAAGAAGATGCAGACAAAGAAA ACGCTGCCCGCGCAAGTGGAGCCTATCATTACATAGATGACATCCAGCGTACTGGCGTTGCCGTGGATCAACAGAATTATGAGTCTCTTGAGGCTTCACGGCAAAACGAAAACGTCTACGAAGATATGGACCACACCGCGACACAAACAGGATTGTTTGCAAAGGGATTCAGTGAGGAAAATCAGTATGCGAATGAGCAGGCAAATCCTTTGGGCAGTGCGAGGATGCAAGATCCTTGTGACAAAGCCAAGTCTGGAAACAGTGGCAATCTACCCTCGGATGTCTTGTACAGAAATATTCAAGAAACGGAAACAAGACCAATGATACCTTCCCGTGGGAACAGGAAATAA